The sequence below is a genomic window from Gemmatimonadales bacterium.
ACAAGCAGCATGTGCGCGATGTCCTGGTGGCCGCGACGGTGCTGCAAACGTTGGAACGGATGAATCCGCAGTATCCCGGGCCCCCGGCCGACCTCGCGGCCCTGCGCCGGGCGCTCGGCTGAAATCAGCTCCTTCCGTCGGGGCCCACGATCACGTAGGTGATCTCGTCGCCATTGACCACGAACGGCGTCTTGTTTCCCAGGACCTGCACCAGGGTGTTGCTCATCCGGGTGGTGGAGGCGCTCAGGACCACGCCGATCTGCATCCCGCCGGACGGGCCACCGCCGGGCGGAGCGAAGTTCTCCCAGTCGAGGGAGTACTCGTTGCGCTGAAAGCTGAAGCCACCGGGGAGGTAGCTGGCCAGCTCCGGCGGCATGACGCCGGGTCCGGCGTCGGCCGGCCAGTTCCCGGTCTCGTACCAGGCGCTGTAGGCGGCGAGCCGCACAGTCTCCAGATCCGCGCTCGCCTGGACGGCGAGCGCCCGGTTTCGCAGATCGATGTAGCGGAGAATGGCGAGTCCGCTCAGCAGCGCCAATACGATCAAGACCGTGAGCAGCTCGATCATGGTGAAGCCGCGGCGGACCCGGCTCATTGATCTCTCCGGGAGATCACCTGGAAGCTGTTGCCGAGGAATGCCAGCAAGGGCTCATCGGAGGCGAAGGTCACCACCCGGCCGTCCCGCTCGCCCTCCAGCCGGTAGCCCGCCCCGCTCACGCTGTACCGCAGACCCAACGGGTGCGCGCCCGCCGCCTCCAGTGATTCGGGCAGACGTCCGGTCCGCTGGCGGAATCGCTCCACGTGCTGGGCCGCGTTCGCGATGGTGATCCGCAAGCCGGCCTCCGCCACGGCCGCCGACTCCGGGGCGGGCGGCCTGGGAAAGACCCAGTCGGGGCGCTCGATCCACAGGTAGGCGCCGGTGAAGAGCACGATCGCCGCGCAGATCAACACCAGCGGACGTGACCACCTGCGGGCCTGGCGCCGGGCCTCGATGGCACGCAGCTCGGCCTCGCGCTCATCCGCCTGGGTCTTGAGCACGGTATCGTAAGCATCGAGCAGCGCCTTCTTCGCCGAGATGGGCGTAGTCGGAGGCTTGGGACGGACGGCTTCCTGGCTCATCGGGGCATGTCCTCCGGCGGATTCAGGTCTCCAGACGCTCACCGGCCAGTGCGTCGGCCACCAGCTCGGGGAAGCGTCGGATGTCGATCGGCTTGGTGATGTATCCGTCGAAGCCCGCGCTCAGGGCCCGTTCTTGATCGCCGCTCATGGCGTGCGCGGTCAGTGCCAGGACCCGGAGGCCCTGGTGCGGGGAATGGCGGATCTCCTCCAGCAGCGCGTAGCCATCCTTGCCCG
It includes:
- a CDS encoding prepilin-type N-terminal cleavage/methylation domain-containing protein, which produces MSRVRRGFTMIELLTVLIVLALLSGLAILRYIDLRNRALAVQASADLETVRLAAYSAWYETGNWPADAGPGVMPPELASYLPGGFSFQRNEYSLDWENFAPPGGGPSGGMQIGVVLSASTTRMSNTLVQVLGNKTPFVVNGDEITYVIVGPDGRS
- a CDS encoding response regulator codes for the protein MAKILIVEDSSDNMKLFRTLLVLKGHDVTGLAGGDGLLETIGRTGPDLVLMDIQLPGKDGYALLEEIRHSPHQGLRVLALTAHAMSGDQERALSAGFDGYITKPIDIRRFPELVADALAGERLET